The genomic window GAGTATCAAATCAAGCGCTGCCTGGCGCCCTGCTGCCTGCCGGTGGAACGTGAGCTGTACCAACGGCATCTGCGCGAGGCCATGCTGCTGCTCGAAGGCAAGAGCCAACAGCTGGTTCGCCAACTGCGCGACGACATGAGCGCGGCGGCCGCGGCCTTGCGCTTCGAGGAGGCGGCGCGACTGCGGGACCAAATTCGCGCTATCGAGAAGACGCAAGAACCGCAGCAAGTGGTCGCCCACCTCGGCACCGATCAGGACATCTTCGGCCTCTACCGCGAGGGCGGCTTCATCGAAGCCCAGGTGCTGTTTGTGCGCGGCGGCAAGCTGACCAACAACCAGTCCTACTACCTCGAGGACTTCGAGTTCCCCGACGAAGAGGTGCTCGAAGAGCTATTGACGCAGTTCTATCAGGCCGAGCGCTACATTCCCGACGAGATCCTGGTGCCGGTGGAGCTGGACGACGCCTCAGCGCGCAGCGAATACCTCAGCGAGCGCAAGGGCCGCCGGGTCGAGATCGTGCGGCCGCAGCGCGGCGACAAGATGCGCCTGCTGGCGCTGGCGACCGACAACGCCCGCCAGAGCTTTCGCGCACGCCAAGATGCCGGCCGGCAACACGAGCGCATGCTGCAGGAGCTCCGCCACAAGCTCAACTTGCGCAACGCCCCGAAACGGATCGAATGCTTCGACATCTCCAACCTCCAGGGCACGCTGGCCGTCGGTTCTATGGTCGCTTTCGACGAAGGCCAGCCTGACAAGAGCCGTTACCGCCGTTTTCGTATTCGTACGGTGGACGGCGCGGACGACTTTCGCATGATGTCGGAAGTGCTCACCCGGCGTTACCGGCGCGGCCAGCGCGAGCATGACTTTCCCGACCTGCTGGTGGTCGACGGCGGCATCGGCCAGCTCAACATCGCGCTGGCCGTGCTGCGCGAACTCGGCATCAGCGAGATCGACGCCGTCGGCCTGGCCAAGATGCGCGTCGAGCGCGATGCCCGGGCGGCGGAGCTGCAGCGCAGCGAGGAACGCGTTTTCCTGCCCGGGCGCAAGAACCCGGTGATCTTGCGCCGCAACTCGACCGCGCTTTTCCTCCTGCAGCGCGTGCGTGATGAGGCCCACCGCTTCGCCATTACCTACCACCGCGAGTTGCGGCGTAAGCAGCGCCTGCGCTCGGCCCTCGATGACATCCCCGGCGTCGGCGCCGCGCGGCGTAAGCGCCTGCTGCGCCACTTCGGCAGCTTGCGCCGGATTCGCAGCGCCAGCGTGGCCGAGTTGACGGCGGTGCCGGGCATCACCGCCGCGCTCGCCGAAATCATCCAGCAGCATCTGGTCACTGCCGGCCAGCCGGCGGCGGCGGGCGACACCTGAGCCGCTCGAACTCGAGCGGGGCATGAGGCGGGAACCGCCGACGGGGAATCCAGTGCCGGCTAATCGAACGCTACCAGCGGGCGCCGCCCCATGAGCCCACACACCGCCCGGCACTCCGCGGTGTGGGTCGTACCGCCGCTGATACCGGTGACCATCGCCCTGCTGGCGGGGCAGTTGCTGATCGGACGCCAGCTGGCGCTGCCGCTGGCCGTGATGGTGACACTGGGCGCACTGGGCGCGAGCGCCAGCGCTTGGCGGCGCACGCGGCTGGGCGGCGTCATGCTGCTGGCATTCGCCTGGGGCAACTGGGCGGCAGGCCGGGTGGTGGCGCCGCAGTTTGCCGCCGATCATATCGGCAACTGGTGCGGCGCGCGCGCGGTGGAGGTGGAAGCGCGCTTGCTCGACGACGCGGAAGTCGCGCCGCGCCGTAACCGGCTGCGGTTGGAGGTCGAGCGCGTCAGCTCCGCGGCCCAGTGGCAGCCGGCCCACGGCCGAGTGCTGCTCACGGTGCGGACACTGCACAGTGAGTGGCAGGCCGGTGACCGGCTGCGCGCGCGCTTGCGGCTGCGCCGGCCGCGCAATTTCGGCAACCCGGGCGAGTTCGATTACGAAGCCCACCTGGCCCGCCAGGGCATCTACGTCACCAGCTTCGTCGCCGAAGACAGCGCGCTGACGCTGGTCGAGCGGCGGCCGAACTCGGGCTGGCTCAGCCGCTGGCGGCGTGGGGTGGGTGGGGTCATGAACGCGCGGCTGAGCGCTTACGAGCGGGCGCTGCTGCGCGCGCTGATCATCGGCGATAGCGCGGCGGTGCCGCGCGAGCTGCAGGAGAAGTTCACCCGCGCCGGCGTCAATCACGTCCTGTCGATCTCGGGATTGCACGTGGGGATGGTGGCCGCGTTCGGCTACCTGTTGTGGCGCTGGCTGCTCGCGCGCAGCCGCTGGCTGCTGCTGCGCACCAATGTGCCGAAGCTGGCGGTGACGGCGTCGGTGATTCCGGTGTTGCTCTACGCCGGAATCGCCGGCAGCAACACGGCGACGATTCGTTCGGTG from Deltaproteobacteria bacterium includes these protein-coding regions:
- the uvrC gene encoding excinuclease ABC subunit UvrC encodes the protein MSANLVIGRVPVTADLTETTSHANTPASAPAPTHATPAYEPKLALLPTQPGVYLLKDRYGKVIYVGKAKNLRGRVRSYFRGGDDRVQVRFLVQRVADIDTLVTSTDKEALILENNLIKQYKPRYNIRLKDDKSYVSVKATVHQSWPRILATRKIVKDGSKYFGPFSSAAGLRETLDLIRKAIPLRTCSDGVFRNRSRPCLEYQIKRCLAPCCLPVERELYQRHLREAMLLLEGKSQQLVRQLRDDMSAAAAALRFEEAARLRDQIRAIEKTQEPQQVVAHLGTDQDIFGLYREGGFIEAQVLFVRGGKLTNNQSYYLEDFEFPDEEVLEELLTQFYQAERYIPDEILVPVELDDASARSEYLSERKGRRVEIVRPQRGDKMRLLALATDNARQSFRARQDAGRQHERMLQELRHKLNLRNAPKRIECFDISNLQGTLAVGSMVAFDEGQPDKSRYRRFRIRTVDGADDFRMMSEVLTRRYRRGQREHDFPDLLVVDGGIGQLNIALAVLRELGISEIDAVGLAKMRVERDARAAELQRSEERVFLPGRKNPVILRRNSTALFLLQRVRDEAHRFAITYHRELRRKQRLRSALDDIPGVGAARRKRLLRHFGSLRRIRSASVAELTAVPGITAALAEIIQQHLVTAGQPAAAGDT